The following coding sequences are from one Melospiza melodia melodia isolate bMelMel2 chromosome 2, bMelMel2.pri, whole genome shotgun sequence window:
- the PCDH9 gene encoding protocadherin-9 isoform X13, with protein sequence MDLRDFYLLAALIACLRLDSAIAQELIYTIREELPENVPIGNIPKDLNISHINAATGTSASLVYRLVSKAGDAPLVKVSSNTGEIFTTSNRIDREKLCAGASYAEENECFFELEVVILPNDFFRLIKIKIIVKDTNDNAPMFPSPVINISIPENTLINSRFPIPSATDPDTGFNGVQHYELLNGQSVFGLDIVETPEGEKWPQLIVQQNLDREQKDTYVMKIKVEDGGTPQKSSTAILQVTVSDVNDNRPVFKESQVEVHIPENAPVGTSVIQLHATDADIGSNAEIRYIFGAQVAPATKRFFALNNTTGLITVQRSLDREETAIHKVTVLASDGSSTPARATVTINVTDVNDNPPNIDLRYIISPINGTVYLSEKDPINTKIALITVSDKDTDVNGKVICFIEREVPFHLKAVYDNQYLLETSSLLDYEGTKEFSFKIVASDSGKPSLNQTALVRVKLEDENDNPPIFSQPVIELSVSENNRRGLYLTTISATDEDSGKNADIVYQLGPNASFFDLDRKTGVLTASRVFDREEQERFIFTVTARDNGTPPLQSQAAVIVTVLDENDNSPKFTHNHFQFFVSENLPKYSTVGVITVTDADAGENKAVTLSILNDNENFVLDPYSGVIKSNVSFDREQQSSYTFDVKAVDGGQPPRSSTAKVTINVMDVNDNSPVVIYPPSNTSFKLVPLSAIPGSVVAEVFAVDIDTGMNAELKYTIVSGNNKGLFRIDPVTGNITLEEKPTPNDVGLHRLVVNISDLGYPKSLHTLVLVFLYVNDTAGNASYIYDLIRRTMETPLDRNIGDSSQPYQNEDYLTIMIAVVAGAMVVIVVIFVTVLVRCRHASRFKAAQRSKQGAEWMSPNQENKQNKKKKRKKRKSPKSSLLNFVTIEESKPDDAVHEPINGTISLPAELEEQSIGRFDWGTAPPSTFKPNSPDLAKHYKSASPQSAFHLKPDTPVSVKKHHVIQELPLDNTFVGGCDTLSKRSSTSSDHFSASECSSQGGFKTKGPLHTRQCSPSSP encoded by the coding sequence ATGGACCTGAGGGATTTTTACCTGTTGGCCGCTTTGATTGCCTGTTTAAGGCTGGATTCTGCTATAGCTCAAGAACTTATTTACACTATTAGAGAGGAGCTGCCTGAAAACGTGCCCATAGGGAACATACCAAAGGACCTGAACATTTCTCATATCAATGCTGCCACAGGGACCAGTGCCAGCCTTGTCTACAGACTGGTGTCTAAAGCAGGGGATGCACCTCTGGTCAAAGTGTCCAGTAACACGGGGGAAATCTTTACAACATCTAACAGAATAGACAGAGAAAAACTATGTGCTGGAGCTTCCTATGCAGAAGAAAACGAGTGTTTCTTTGAACTTGAAGTGGTGATTCTCCCCAATGACTTTTTTAGGCTGATCAAAATAAAAATCATTGTAAAGGATACTAATGACAATGCACCTATGTTTCCATCCCCTGTCATCAATATCTCCATCCCAGAAAACACTCTGATCAACAGTCGCTTTCCAATCCCATCAGCAACAGATCCTGACACAGGTTTCAATGGTGTGCAGCACTATGAGTTGTTAAATGGGCAGAGTGTCTTTGGACTGGATATTGTAGAAACTCCAGAAGGGGAGAAATGGCCTCAGCTGATTGTGCAGCAGAACTTGGACAGAGAGCAAAAGGACACCTACGTGATGAAAATCAAAGTGGAGGATGGAGGTACCCCCCAGAAATCCAGCACAGCTATCCTGCAAGTCACAGTAAGTGATGTCAATGATAACAGGCCAGTCTTTAAAGAGAGTCAAGTAGAGGTCCATATACCAGAGAATGCCCCTGTAGGCACCTCTGTAATTCAGCTTCATGCTACAGATGCTGATATAGGAAGCAATGCAGAAATCAGATACATTTTTGGTGCCCAAGTCGCCCCTGCAACCAAAAGATTTTTTGCTTTAAACAACACCACAGGGCTGATTACAGTTCAGAGGTCCTTAGATCGAGAAGAGACTGCTATTCACAAAGTGACAGTGCTGGCTAGTGATGGTAGCTCTACACCAGCCCGGGCAACTGTCACCATCAATGTCACTGATGTAAATGATAACCCTCCTAACATAGACCTCAGGTACATAATAAGTCCCATCAATGGCACAGTGTACTTATCTGAGAAAGATCCCATCAATACAAAGATTGCCCTAATTACGGTTTCAGATAAGGACACTGATGTGAATGGCAAAGTGATCTGTTTCATTGAGCGAGAGGTCCCCTTCCACTTGAAAGCAGTTTACGACAACCAGTATTTGTTAGAGACCTCTTCCTTGTTGGACTATGAGGGCACCAAAGAATTCAGCTTTAAAATTGTGGCTTCTGATTCTGGCAAGCCCAGCTTGAACCAGACTGCCCTGGTAAGAGTTAAGCTGGAGGATGAAAATGACAACCCTCCGATTTTCAGCCAGCCTGTAATTGAGCTGtcagtttctgaaaacaaccGGCGTGGTCTATACTTAACAACTATTAGTGCTACAGATGAAGACAGTGGGAAAAATGCAGACATTGTTTATCAGCTTGGTCCTAATGCCTCCTTTTTCGATCTGGATCGAAAGACAGGAGTTTTGACAGCCTCCAGAGTTTTTGACAGAGAAGAGCAGGAACGTTTCATTTTCACTGTTACAGCCCGAGATAACGGCACCCCTCCTTTGCAGAGTCAGGCGGCTGTAATTGTTACTGTGTTGGATGAAAATGACAACAGTCCCAAATTTACTCATAATCATTTCCAGTTTTTCGTATCAGAGAACTTACCAAAGTATAGCACGGTGGGGGTGATCACAGTGACTGATGCAGATGCTGGGGAAAATAAAGCAGTGACCCTTTCCATCCTGAATGACAATGAAAACTTTGTGCTGGATCCGTACTCTGGAGTTATAAAGTCCAACGTTTCTTTTGATCGAGAACAGCAGAGCTCTTACACCTTTGATGTTAAGGCAGTGGATGGAGGGCAACCTCCTCGCTCTTCTACAGCAAAAGTAACAATAAACGTGATGGATGTTAATGATAACAGTCCTGTTGTCATCTACCCACCTTCCAATACTTCTTTTAAGCTGGTGCCACTCTCAGCAATTCCAGGATCGGTGGTAGCCGAAGTCTTTGCTGTGGATATAGACACTGGCATGAACGCTGAGCTGAAGTACACCATTGTAAGTGGCAATAACAAGGGTTTGTTTCGGATTGATCCAGTGACAGGTAATATAACTCTGGAAGAGAAACCAACTCCTAATGACGTGGGCCTGCATCGCTTAGTTGTCAACATAAGTGATTTGGGTTATCCCAAATCCCTGCATACTCTTGTGCTTGTATTTTTATATGTAAATGATACTGCTGGAAATGCCTCTTACATTTATGACTTGATACGCAGGACTATGGAAACCCCTTTGGATCGGAACATAGGGGACAGTAGCCAACCCTACCAAAATGAGGACTATCTCACAATCATGATCGCTGTCGTGGCGGGTGCCATGGTTGTCATAGTGGTGATATTTGTCACGGTTCTTGTTCGCTGTCGACATGCATCCAGATTCAAAGCTGCCCAGAGGAGCAAGCAAGGTGCTGAGTGGATGTCTCCCAATCaggaaaacaagcaaaacaagaaaaagaaaaggaagaaaaggaaatctCCAAAGAGCTCTCTTTTGAACTTTGTGACCATTGAGGAGTCCAAACCTGATGATGCAGTTCATGAACCTATCAACGGGACAATAAGCcttccagcagagctggaggagcaAAGTATAGGAAGATTTGATTGGGGCACAGCACCACCATCAACCTTTAAGCCTAACAGTCCTGATCTTGCCAAGCATTACAAGTCTGCCTCTCCGCAGTCTGCTTTTCATCTCAAACCTGACACTCCAGTTTCAGTGAAAAAGCACCATGTGATTCAGGAACTCCCGTTGGACAACACCTTTGTTGGTGGTTGTGACACCCTTTCCAAACGCTCTTCCACTAGTTCAGATCACTTCAGTGCCTCAGAGTGCAGTTCCCAAGGAGGCTTCAAGACAAAGGGCCCCTTACACACCAGACAG
- the PCDH9 gene encoding protocadherin-9 isoform X10, producing the protein MDLRDFYLLAALIACLRLDSAIAQELIYTIREELPENVPIGNIPKDLNISHINAATGTSASLVYRLVSKAGDAPLVKVSSNTGEIFTTSNRIDREKLCAGASYAEENECFFELEVVILPNDFFRLIKIKIIVKDTNDNAPMFPSPVINISIPENTLINSRFPIPSATDPDTGFNGVQHYELLNGQSVFGLDIVETPEGEKWPQLIVQQNLDREQKDTYVMKIKVEDGGTPQKSSTAILQVTVSDVNDNRPVFKESQVEVHIPENAPVGTSVIQLHATDADIGSNAEIRYIFGAQVAPATKRFFALNNTTGLITVQRSLDREETAIHKVTVLASDGSSTPARATVTINVTDVNDNPPNIDLRYIISPINGTVYLSEKDPINTKIALITVSDKDTDVNGKVICFIEREVPFHLKAVYDNQYLLETSSLLDYEGTKEFSFKIVASDSGKPSLNQTALVRVKLEDENDNPPIFSQPVIELSVSENNRRGLYLTTISATDEDSGKNADIVYQLGPNASFFDLDRKTGVLTASRVFDREEQERFIFTVTARDNGTPPLQSQAAVIVTVLDENDNSPKFTHNHFQFFVSENLPKYSTVGVITVTDADAGENKAVTLSILNDNENFVLDPYSGVIKSNVSFDREQQSSYTFDVKAVDGGQPPRSSTAKVTINVMDVNDNSPVVIYPPSNTSFKLVPLSAIPGSVVAEVFAVDIDTGMNAELKYTIVSGNNKGLFRIDPVTGNITLEEKPTPNDVGLHRLVVNISDLGYPKSLHTLVLVFLYVNDTAGNASYIYDLIRRTMETPLDRNIGDSSQPYQNEDYLTIMIAVVAGAMVVIVVIFVTVLVRCRHASRFKAAQRSKQGAEWMSPNQENKQNKKKKRKKRKSPKSSLLNFVTIEESKPDDAVHEPINGTISLPAELEEQSIGRFDWGTAPPSTFKPNSPDLAKHYKSASPQSAFHLKPDTPVSVKKHHVIQELPLDNTFVGGCDTLSKRSSTSSDHFSASECSSQGGFKTKGPLHTRQAAHELKIGNVDNQENTVPDILLSSGGTRVLNVMCSPSSP; encoded by the coding sequence ATGGACCTGAGGGATTTTTACCTGTTGGCCGCTTTGATTGCCTGTTTAAGGCTGGATTCTGCTATAGCTCAAGAACTTATTTACACTATTAGAGAGGAGCTGCCTGAAAACGTGCCCATAGGGAACATACCAAAGGACCTGAACATTTCTCATATCAATGCTGCCACAGGGACCAGTGCCAGCCTTGTCTACAGACTGGTGTCTAAAGCAGGGGATGCACCTCTGGTCAAAGTGTCCAGTAACACGGGGGAAATCTTTACAACATCTAACAGAATAGACAGAGAAAAACTATGTGCTGGAGCTTCCTATGCAGAAGAAAACGAGTGTTTCTTTGAACTTGAAGTGGTGATTCTCCCCAATGACTTTTTTAGGCTGATCAAAATAAAAATCATTGTAAAGGATACTAATGACAATGCACCTATGTTTCCATCCCCTGTCATCAATATCTCCATCCCAGAAAACACTCTGATCAACAGTCGCTTTCCAATCCCATCAGCAACAGATCCTGACACAGGTTTCAATGGTGTGCAGCACTATGAGTTGTTAAATGGGCAGAGTGTCTTTGGACTGGATATTGTAGAAACTCCAGAAGGGGAGAAATGGCCTCAGCTGATTGTGCAGCAGAACTTGGACAGAGAGCAAAAGGACACCTACGTGATGAAAATCAAAGTGGAGGATGGAGGTACCCCCCAGAAATCCAGCACAGCTATCCTGCAAGTCACAGTAAGTGATGTCAATGATAACAGGCCAGTCTTTAAAGAGAGTCAAGTAGAGGTCCATATACCAGAGAATGCCCCTGTAGGCACCTCTGTAATTCAGCTTCATGCTACAGATGCTGATATAGGAAGCAATGCAGAAATCAGATACATTTTTGGTGCCCAAGTCGCCCCTGCAACCAAAAGATTTTTTGCTTTAAACAACACCACAGGGCTGATTACAGTTCAGAGGTCCTTAGATCGAGAAGAGACTGCTATTCACAAAGTGACAGTGCTGGCTAGTGATGGTAGCTCTACACCAGCCCGGGCAACTGTCACCATCAATGTCACTGATGTAAATGATAACCCTCCTAACATAGACCTCAGGTACATAATAAGTCCCATCAATGGCACAGTGTACTTATCTGAGAAAGATCCCATCAATACAAAGATTGCCCTAATTACGGTTTCAGATAAGGACACTGATGTGAATGGCAAAGTGATCTGTTTCATTGAGCGAGAGGTCCCCTTCCACTTGAAAGCAGTTTACGACAACCAGTATTTGTTAGAGACCTCTTCCTTGTTGGACTATGAGGGCACCAAAGAATTCAGCTTTAAAATTGTGGCTTCTGATTCTGGCAAGCCCAGCTTGAACCAGACTGCCCTGGTAAGAGTTAAGCTGGAGGATGAAAATGACAACCCTCCGATTTTCAGCCAGCCTGTAATTGAGCTGtcagtttctgaaaacaaccGGCGTGGTCTATACTTAACAACTATTAGTGCTACAGATGAAGACAGTGGGAAAAATGCAGACATTGTTTATCAGCTTGGTCCTAATGCCTCCTTTTTCGATCTGGATCGAAAGACAGGAGTTTTGACAGCCTCCAGAGTTTTTGACAGAGAAGAGCAGGAACGTTTCATTTTCACTGTTACAGCCCGAGATAACGGCACCCCTCCTTTGCAGAGTCAGGCGGCTGTAATTGTTACTGTGTTGGATGAAAATGACAACAGTCCCAAATTTACTCATAATCATTTCCAGTTTTTCGTATCAGAGAACTTACCAAAGTATAGCACGGTGGGGGTGATCACAGTGACTGATGCAGATGCTGGGGAAAATAAAGCAGTGACCCTTTCCATCCTGAATGACAATGAAAACTTTGTGCTGGATCCGTACTCTGGAGTTATAAAGTCCAACGTTTCTTTTGATCGAGAACAGCAGAGCTCTTACACCTTTGATGTTAAGGCAGTGGATGGAGGGCAACCTCCTCGCTCTTCTACAGCAAAAGTAACAATAAACGTGATGGATGTTAATGATAACAGTCCTGTTGTCATCTACCCACCTTCCAATACTTCTTTTAAGCTGGTGCCACTCTCAGCAATTCCAGGATCGGTGGTAGCCGAAGTCTTTGCTGTGGATATAGACACTGGCATGAACGCTGAGCTGAAGTACACCATTGTAAGTGGCAATAACAAGGGTTTGTTTCGGATTGATCCAGTGACAGGTAATATAACTCTGGAAGAGAAACCAACTCCTAATGACGTGGGCCTGCATCGCTTAGTTGTCAACATAAGTGATTTGGGTTATCCCAAATCCCTGCATACTCTTGTGCTTGTATTTTTATATGTAAATGATACTGCTGGAAATGCCTCTTACATTTATGACTTGATACGCAGGACTATGGAAACCCCTTTGGATCGGAACATAGGGGACAGTAGCCAACCCTACCAAAATGAGGACTATCTCACAATCATGATCGCTGTCGTGGCGGGTGCCATGGTTGTCATAGTGGTGATATTTGTCACGGTTCTTGTTCGCTGTCGACATGCATCCAGATTCAAAGCTGCCCAGAGGAGCAAGCAAGGTGCTGAGTGGATGTCTCCCAATCaggaaaacaagcaaaacaagaaaaagaaaaggaagaaaaggaaatctCCAAAGAGCTCTCTTTTGAACTTTGTGACCATTGAGGAGTCCAAACCTGATGATGCAGTTCATGAACCTATCAACGGGACAATAAGCcttccagcagagctggaggagcaAAGTATAGGAAGATTTGATTGGGGCACAGCACCACCATCAACCTTTAAGCCTAACAGTCCTGATCTTGCCAAGCATTACAAGTCTGCCTCTCCGCAGTCTGCTTTTCATCTCAAACCTGACACTCCAGTTTCAGTGAAAAAGCACCATGTGATTCAGGAACTCCCGTTGGACAACACCTTTGTTGGTGGTTGTGACACCCTTTCCAAACGCTCTTCCACTAGTTCAGATCACTTCAGTGCCTCAGAGTGCAGTTCCCAAGGAGGCTTCAAGACAAAGGGCCCCTTACACACCAGACAG
- the PCDH9 gene encoding protocadherin-9 isoform X8, which produces MDLRDFYLLAALIACLRLDSAIAQELIYTIREELPENVPIGNIPKDLNISHINAATGTSASLVYRLVSKAGDAPLVKVSSNTGEIFTTSNRIDREKLCAGASYAEENECFFELEVVILPNDFFRLIKIKIIVKDTNDNAPMFPSPVINISIPENTLINSRFPIPSATDPDTGFNGVQHYELLNGQSVFGLDIVETPEGEKWPQLIVQQNLDREQKDTYVMKIKVEDGGTPQKSSTAILQVTVSDVNDNRPVFKESQVEVHIPENAPVGTSVIQLHATDADIGSNAEIRYIFGAQVAPATKRFFALNNTTGLITVQRSLDREETAIHKVTVLASDGSSTPARATVTINVTDVNDNPPNIDLRYIISPINGTVYLSEKDPINTKIALITVSDKDTDVNGKVICFIEREVPFHLKAVYDNQYLLETSSLLDYEGTKEFSFKIVASDSGKPSLNQTALVRVKLEDENDNPPIFSQPVIELSVSENNRRGLYLTTISATDEDSGKNADIVYQLGPNASFFDLDRKTGVLTASRVFDREEQERFIFTVTARDNGTPPLQSQAAVIVTVLDENDNSPKFTHNHFQFFVSENLPKYSTVGVITVTDADAGENKAVTLSILNDNENFVLDPYSGVIKSNVSFDREQQSSYTFDVKAVDGGQPPRSSTAKVTINVMDVNDNSPVVIYPPSNTSFKLVPLSAIPGSVVAEVFAVDIDTGMNAELKYTIVSGNNKGLFRIDPVTGNITLEEKPTPNDVGLHRLVVNISDLGYPKSLHTLVLVFLYVNDTAGNASYIYDLIRRTMETPLDRNIGDSSQPYQNEDYLTIMIAVVAGAMVVIVVIFVTVLVRCRHASRFKAAQRSKQGAEWMSPNQENKQNKKKKRKKRKSPKSSLLNFVTIEESKPDDAVHEPINGTISLPAELEEQSIGRFDWGTAPPSTFKPNSPDLAKHYKSASPQSAFHLKPDTPVSVKKHHVIQELPLDNTFVGGCDTLSKRSSTSSDHFSASECSSQGGFKTKGPLHTRQAAHELKIGNVDNQENTVPDILLSSGGTRVLNVMALNFGDMPKYLWEIWVPDKPWVKGSLICQLPHWIFLQNKGP; this is translated from the coding sequence ATGGACCTGAGGGATTTTTACCTGTTGGCCGCTTTGATTGCCTGTTTAAGGCTGGATTCTGCTATAGCTCAAGAACTTATTTACACTATTAGAGAGGAGCTGCCTGAAAACGTGCCCATAGGGAACATACCAAAGGACCTGAACATTTCTCATATCAATGCTGCCACAGGGACCAGTGCCAGCCTTGTCTACAGACTGGTGTCTAAAGCAGGGGATGCACCTCTGGTCAAAGTGTCCAGTAACACGGGGGAAATCTTTACAACATCTAACAGAATAGACAGAGAAAAACTATGTGCTGGAGCTTCCTATGCAGAAGAAAACGAGTGTTTCTTTGAACTTGAAGTGGTGATTCTCCCCAATGACTTTTTTAGGCTGATCAAAATAAAAATCATTGTAAAGGATACTAATGACAATGCACCTATGTTTCCATCCCCTGTCATCAATATCTCCATCCCAGAAAACACTCTGATCAACAGTCGCTTTCCAATCCCATCAGCAACAGATCCTGACACAGGTTTCAATGGTGTGCAGCACTATGAGTTGTTAAATGGGCAGAGTGTCTTTGGACTGGATATTGTAGAAACTCCAGAAGGGGAGAAATGGCCTCAGCTGATTGTGCAGCAGAACTTGGACAGAGAGCAAAAGGACACCTACGTGATGAAAATCAAAGTGGAGGATGGAGGTACCCCCCAGAAATCCAGCACAGCTATCCTGCAAGTCACAGTAAGTGATGTCAATGATAACAGGCCAGTCTTTAAAGAGAGTCAAGTAGAGGTCCATATACCAGAGAATGCCCCTGTAGGCACCTCTGTAATTCAGCTTCATGCTACAGATGCTGATATAGGAAGCAATGCAGAAATCAGATACATTTTTGGTGCCCAAGTCGCCCCTGCAACCAAAAGATTTTTTGCTTTAAACAACACCACAGGGCTGATTACAGTTCAGAGGTCCTTAGATCGAGAAGAGACTGCTATTCACAAAGTGACAGTGCTGGCTAGTGATGGTAGCTCTACACCAGCCCGGGCAACTGTCACCATCAATGTCACTGATGTAAATGATAACCCTCCTAACATAGACCTCAGGTACATAATAAGTCCCATCAATGGCACAGTGTACTTATCTGAGAAAGATCCCATCAATACAAAGATTGCCCTAATTACGGTTTCAGATAAGGACACTGATGTGAATGGCAAAGTGATCTGTTTCATTGAGCGAGAGGTCCCCTTCCACTTGAAAGCAGTTTACGACAACCAGTATTTGTTAGAGACCTCTTCCTTGTTGGACTATGAGGGCACCAAAGAATTCAGCTTTAAAATTGTGGCTTCTGATTCTGGCAAGCCCAGCTTGAACCAGACTGCCCTGGTAAGAGTTAAGCTGGAGGATGAAAATGACAACCCTCCGATTTTCAGCCAGCCTGTAATTGAGCTGtcagtttctgaaaacaaccGGCGTGGTCTATACTTAACAACTATTAGTGCTACAGATGAAGACAGTGGGAAAAATGCAGACATTGTTTATCAGCTTGGTCCTAATGCCTCCTTTTTCGATCTGGATCGAAAGACAGGAGTTTTGACAGCCTCCAGAGTTTTTGACAGAGAAGAGCAGGAACGTTTCATTTTCACTGTTACAGCCCGAGATAACGGCACCCCTCCTTTGCAGAGTCAGGCGGCTGTAATTGTTACTGTGTTGGATGAAAATGACAACAGTCCCAAATTTACTCATAATCATTTCCAGTTTTTCGTATCAGAGAACTTACCAAAGTATAGCACGGTGGGGGTGATCACAGTGACTGATGCAGATGCTGGGGAAAATAAAGCAGTGACCCTTTCCATCCTGAATGACAATGAAAACTTTGTGCTGGATCCGTACTCTGGAGTTATAAAGTCCAACGTTTCTTTTGATCGAGAACAGCAGAGCTCTTACACCTTTGATGTTAAGGCAGTGGATGGAGGGCAACCTCCTCGCTCTTCTACAGCAAAAGTAACAATAAACGTGATGGATGTTAATGATAACAGTCCTGTTGTCATCTACCCACCTTCCAATACTTCTTTTAAGCTGGTGCCACTCTCAGCAATTCCAGGATCGGTGGTAGCCGAAGTCTTTGCTGTGGATATAGACACTGGCATGAACGCTGAGCTGAAGTACACCATTGTAAGTGGCAATAACAAGGGTTTGTTTCGGATTGATCCAGTGACAGGTAATATAACTCTGGAAGAGAAACCAACTCCTAATGACGTGGGCCTGCATCGCTTAGTTGTCAACATAAGTGATTTGGGTTATCCCAAATCCCTGCATACTCTTGTGCTTGTATTTTTATATGTAAATGATACTGCTGGAAATGCCTCTTACATTTATGACTTGATACGCAGGACTATGGAAACCCCTTTGGATCGGAACATAGGGGACAGTAGCCAACCCTACCAAAATGAGGACTATCTCACAATCATGATCGCTGTCGTGGCGGGTGCCATGGTTGTCATAGTGGTGATATTTGTCACGGTTCTTGTTCGCTGTCGACATGCATCCAGATTCAAAGCTGCCCAGAGGAGCAAGCAAGGTGCTGAGTGGATGTCTCCCAATCaggaaaacaagcaaaacaagaaaaagaaaaggaagaaaaggaaatctCCAAAGAGCTCTCTTTTGAACTTTGTGACCATTGAGGAGTCCAAACCTGATGATGCAGTTCATGAACCTATCAACGGGACAATAAGCcttccagcagagctggaggagcaAAGTATAGGAAGATTTGATTGGGGCACAGCACCACCATCAACCTTTAAGCCTAACAGTCCTGATCTTGCCAAGCATTACAAGTCTGCCTCTCCGCAGTCTGCTTTTCATCTCAAACCTGACACTCCAGTTTCAGTGAAAAAGCACCATGTGATTCAGGAACTCCCGTTGGACAACACCTTTGTTGGTGGTTGTGACACCCTTTCCAAACGCTCTTCCACTAGTTCAGATCACTTCAGTGCCTCAGAGTGCAGTTCCCAAGGAGGCTTCAAGACAAAGGGCCCCTTACACACCAGACAG